A stretch of Bacillus pseudomycoides DNA encodes these proteins:
- the scpB gene encoding SMC-Scp complex subunit ScpB has protein sequence MDRKEQMAIIEGLLFVAGDEGVYPEQIAKVLEIEVKDVIQIIEEMQRECEELQRGLQIVQFAKIYRLVTKKEHAPYYQKLMDTPTAASLSQAALETLAIVAYRQPITRTEIEEIRGVKTDRALQTLVSHLLIKETGRAEGPGRPILYGTTKEFLDTFGLQTLDDLPTLSEENEQMNEADLFFGSLQELSKS, from the coding sequence TTGGACAGAAAAGAACAGATGGCAATTATTGAGGGACTTTTATTTGTTGCGGGTGATGAAGGGGTTTATCCGGAACAAATTGCAAAAGTACTTGAGATTGAAGTGAAAGATGTAATTCAGATTATCGAGGAAATGCAAAGGGAATGTGAAGAGCTGCAGCGAGGCTTGCAAATTGTACAATTTGCAAAAATATATCGCCTTGTCACAAAAAAAGAACATGCGCCTTATTATCAAAAATTAATGGATACACCAACAGCAGCATCTCTTTCACAGGCTGCTCTTGAAACGTTGGCGATTGTTGCCTATCGTCAGCCAATTACAAGAACAGAAATAGAAGAGATTCGTGGTGTAAAAACAGATCGAGCATTGCAAACATTAGTCTCGCACTTATTAATAAAAGAAACGGGCCGAGCCGAAGGACCAGGGCGTCCTATTTTATATGGCACGACGAAAGAATTTTTAGATACGTTTGGACTTCAAACATTAGATGATTTACCAACCCTTTCTGAGGAAAATGAACAAATGAATGAAGCAGACTTATTCTTTGGCTCCTTGCAGGAACTGTCAAAATCGTAG